The following DNA comes from Bacteroidota bacterium.
AGAAGAGAAAATAAGTGTGGATAAAAAAGCAAAGTCACTTTCTTCTGAATATTGGAAAAACAGGGAGGAATTGGACACTTACTTAAAAGAAAATTATTTTAATGGTTTTTGGGACAGATATGACCTGCAAGTAACAGTATGTAGGGAACAGGATTCATTGTTTGTTGCACCAATGGAGCAACGGGTTAATTGTGCCGCCTTTTTTGAAAACCTGATTAATGTAACAGGAGAAAAGGTAAATGGTTCCAATTTGTATTTTCTTGATAACAACTCTGGCAGGGTTAGCTATCTTGCTAAACTTACAATTCATTCTCATTATCCCAATAAAAACACCCAATATCTTTTCCTTGAAATAGATTCAAAATTCAAGCCCGAAGGAACAGGATATCCCGAACTTTTATTGGATGCATCTGAAATTGTTCAAAGCGCGGATATTTTAAATTATTCTTTTGCTAAGTATAAGGATGGTAAATTGGTAAGTAAATCAGGGCCTTACCAGTATACTATTTTTTCCTCTCCCTATTTAAAAACGGAGAATGATTTGCACTTTTTTAAGAAGGAAGGTTTCGATCATCTTGTGTACTCTCCCGAATCTTCCACATCCATTATTTTAAGCCTCCCCTCGAGAAATGGCATGCACAGGCTTACTGCCTTCTCTTATATTTTTGCCTTTTTTAGTCTTCTTTTGCTTTTGGTGCTTTTTTTCAAGAACTCTCCATCAGATTATACCCTGTTTTGGTTTGATTTTAAAACAAGGATTCAAAGTGTTTTAATTGGAACTGTTATCCTTTCAATACTTCTTTTTGGAGCTGGAACGGTATATTACATCCAAAAACAATACAATCAGAAAAACAGTAATTTAATTAGTGAGAAAATAAGTTCTATAATTAATGAATTGGAGGATAAAATTGGCCTGGAACCTAAGCTAAATAACGAAATGGAGCATTATTTAAGCCTGCACCTTGTTAAGCTATCCCATGTTTTTTATACTGATATTAATTTGTACAGCCCCAATGGAGATTTATTAGCCTCTTCTCAAAATGAAATTTTTAATCTTGGCCTAAGTGGCAGGAAAATGAATACAAATGCCTTTTTCAGGATGGCGATTGAAAACAATACAGAGTTTATACAGGAGGAAAACCTTGGTAAATTGAACTATATTTCTGCCTATATGCCCTTATTTAACACTAATGGGGAGCTGATTGCATACTTGAATTTGCCTTATTTTGCAAAACAGAATGAATTGGAAAAGGAAATATCCTTTTTTCTTGTAACATTAATAAACATATATGTTCTGTTGTTTGTGATGTCCGTTGTAATTGCTGTTTTTTTATCTGGATTCATAACAGGGCCTCTTCAATTGATTCGGACCAAGCTCCGGGATGTTAAGCTTGGTAAATCAAATGAATTGATTGCCTGGAAAGGCAATGATGAAATTGGCAGCCTGGTAAATGAATACAATCAAATGATAGTAAAAATAGCAGAAAGCGCAGAAAGACTTGCGCAATCTGAACGGGAATCTGCCTGGAGGGAAATGGCAAAGCAAGTGGCCCATGAAATCAAAAACCCATTAACACCAATGAAACTTAGTGTGCAGCACCTAGAAAGGGCCAGAAAAGACAAAGCCCCGGATTTTGATAAAAAACTGGAAAGATTTACACAAACTTTAGTTGAACAAATAGATACACTTGCAAATATTGCCAATGAATTTTCCAGTTTTGCCAAAATGCCTGGTCAAATTCCAGAACCACTGGATATTAGCGAGCTTGTGCAAGGTTCGGTTAATTTATTTAAAGGCTCAGAAGAGGCCATAATTGAATTGGAAATATTAACGGAAATTGAATTGACTGTAAAAGCCGATAAAAATCAATTGTTAAGAGTATTTAATAATCTAATAAAGAATGCAATTCAATCTATTCCTTATGAACGGCAGGGTAAAATTGAAATCAAAATAGATTTGGAATCAAAAGCAAACAAGGTTTTGATTTCTATTAAGGATAATGGCTCAGGAATAAGTGCCGAGCAGAAAGAAAAAATATTCACTCCGAATTTTACAACAAAAACAAATGGAACAGGACTTGGACTTGCAATAGTAAAGAATATTGTGGAGGATTCAGGTGGTGAAATATGGTTTGAAACAAAAGAGATGATTGGAACAGTTTTTTATATCAAGCTACCTTTGTTGAATTAAAAATTATCATGGGATTTACTCCATATCTATCCACATGAAATACTTAGAGTTGTTTTCAAACTTCCCCAAATCTTTGGTAGCTAGTATCATTATTGCGTCAATTAAAGGAATAAATCCGAATCCACCACCCATTGTTAGAACGTATGTGATTGGAACGATTGGCTTAGTTCCTAAATAAAGCCTGTGAACCCCAAAATGACCTAGGAAAATGGCAAGTCCAAAAGCTGTTATTCTTTTATTTTCCTGGGTTTTTAAGCGGAACATTTCTATGTGTTCCGGATTATTAAAATCAAAACGGAAAAGCTTTATTTTCTTTTCGGAATTTACCAGGGAATTTATTTCTGGTATGCTATCTGAAAGAATAAAAAAGACGGGCTCATTAGCAAGTTTTGCCATTGAGTCCGTCTTTAAAAAAACAAGCTGGATTAAAAGAACTGCAAAAAATTTCAAAAAATAATTTTGCATAATTTTAATTAAGCGCTTTTAAATCTTCTGTTTACTTCATTCCAATTTACTACATTCCAAAAAGCTCCTATATAATCAGGTCTTCTATTCTGGTAATTAAGGTAATATGCATGTTCCCATACATCCAGGCATAAAACAGGAGTGCCTTTTACATCAGCCACATCCATTAAAGGATTATCCTGGTTAGGAGTTGAACTAATAACTAGTTTTCCATTTTGCACTACAAGCCATGCCCAACCTGAACCGAAACGTGTGGTAGCAGCCTTAGCAAATTCATCCTTAAACTCTTGAAAAGAACCAAAGCTTTCATTGATTGCCTTGGCAATTTCTCCCATTGGTTGGCCACCTGCATTAGGTGCCAAAATTTCCCAAAAAAGATTGTGGTTGTAAAATCCACCCCCGTTATTTCTTACTGCAGCACTTTGAGTCGAAATATTTTTCAAGATTTCTTCTATAGATTTTGATTCCACAGGCGTACCTGCAATAGCGTTATTTAGATTGGTTGTATATGCCTGATGATGCTTGCTGTGATGTATTTCCATTGTACGCGCATCAATATGCGGTTCAAGAGCATCATAAGCATAAGGCAGTTTTGGTAATTCAAAAGCCATTATATATAATATTTAAAGGTTAAACAATGGTTTCAAAAGTAAGAAAAAATTACATGTATAACCTGAGTAATCCAAATTAGCTTACATTACATTAGGGAATAATAGGTAGAACTGCTAAATATTAGTTGGAAAATACGGAAATAAGAAGCAGGCAGTACTTGCAAATTAACAGCAATGCTGTTTGTTGTAACGGATATTTAATACATGGCTAATTATTAATCCTGCTGAGCCAATGTACATGATATATTGAATAAAAGGGGAATAATCATGGAATATTATTGCGAACGTGCAAATAAGAAGGAATATCCATAATGAGAATTTAATGAAAGTAGAACTGGTTTTTTTAGTAGTAAAAAAAACGGCTACAATGGCAATGGACAAAAACAGGTAATCATAATTAAATCCGCCATGGCCATGGCTATGGCCCGCACTACTATCGCCTATATATAGAAATGCTGCAGGCAAAGCCAAACAATGAACCAGACACAAACCCGAACTTAATATTCCTATGATGTCAGAATTAGGAGTTTTTTTCAACATGAAGCAAAGATAGAAAAAATATGCAACATTGTTGCAAGAAATATTATTCTGCTTTTATTTCTGATTTTTTTCAAATTAAGCTCAAAAAAATTCCGGCATTTTTTTTGTAACAACATCGTTTTTAATTATTTAAGCAGAATAATAGAATTTAAGGAGCAAAGAACAAAAATATTTTTCTTTTATTGAAGTTCTATTTCAAGAGTTAAATTCAAAGGTCCTGAAGAATAAACGGAGAACAATTTTAAAACCGGAATTTGTATTAGTAATTTCAAATCAACTATTACTCCTTGCGAAAAAACCCTGCATTCTTTGGATTAAATTTCAATTCTGCTTTTTTCCCTCACAAAGAAAGAATAATTAGAAAAGACGCAAAGAAAAAAATGACTTAATATGAATCCAAATTGAATTAATCGGATAATATCAACAAAGCCTTTTTTGTATTTGTTATATTTGTCACCTTAAGTAAAAATAAATGATTGAATTCCGCTCTCTTAAGCATCAATACGCTAATTCAGCAAGCATTGAATTTAGTGATACCCGAATTGATTCTGGAGACCAGGTTTTAATAACTGGGAAATCAGGCAGTGGAAAAACTTCTTTGCTTCATATAACCGGAGGATTATTAAAACCAACCTTTGGAGAGGTAATAATGGAAACTACATCTATTTACAAACTTAGTCCCAGAAAACTTGACTCATATAGGGGAAAAAACATTGGAATAGTTTTTCAAAGACCTTACCTAATCAAAAGCCTAACAGTAATAGAAAACATTTTAGCGGCATTGTATTTCTCAGGTAAAAAAGTAGATAATGCAAAAGCCTTACTTCAATTAAGAGCTTTAAATATAGAAGAATTAAAAGATAAAAGACCTTTTGAATTAAGCCATGGACAAGCTCAAAGGGTTTCTGTTGCCCGTGCAGTAATTAACTGTCCAGAAATAATTCTTGCAGATGAACCAACCTCCAGCCTTGATGATGAAAACTGCTTTTCTGTTATAAAGCTGCTTCAGCAAACGGCAAAAGGAATCAATGCTTCCCTTTTGGTAACAAGTCATGATAACAGGTTGAAAGCTTGCTTTGAAAAAGGAATCCATTTGGAAATGCAAAAAACGCTATGAACCTTATTTCAATTGCCTGGAAGAATATAGTTTCCCAAGGAGGAAAAAAAACGTTAAATGTTATTTTATTGGCAAGTGGTTTGGCAATAATCAATATAATACTGCTTGTAGATTTTCAAATAAAAGAAAAGCTTGAAAATCATGCAGGAAAAGTTGATTTGGTAATAGGGGCAAAAGGAAGTCCCTTACAATTAATATTATCAGGAATTTACCACATTGATTTTCCAACCGGAAATATTAATTTAAAAGAAGTACAGCAACTTATTGAGCACCCCTACGTGCAAAATTCAGTGCCTCTTGCAATGGGAGATAGTTACAATGGATTCAGAATTATTGGTACAAATCACAATTACCTGAAATTTTATGATCTACCCTTAGCGGAGGGAGTAATATGGAAAAAAGAATTTGAAGCAATTGCGGGATCAAATGCTGCAAGGGTTTTGAATTTGAAAACGGGTGATGTTTTTTATTCCTCACATGGGTTAACACCCGGGGGAAATGTACATGCAGATAAATTCAAATTAACCGGAGTTTTAAAACCAAGTGGTACGGCATCTGATAATATAATTCTAACCGCTCTGGAAACAATATGGCATTTGCATGAGCATTCGGATCAACAAAACATTCAATCCACTGAAGAAAGAGAAATAACAGCATTGCTGATTAAATATAAAACACCCCTTGCGGTTGCCATTTTCCCGCAAACAGTAAATAATATTGGTGCTTTGCAGGCTGCATCCCCTGCTCTTGAAACCGCACGATTGTATGCATTAATTGGATCAGGTTTTGATCTTATTAAGGCTTTTGGCGTTTTAATTATACTGCTTGCCGGTTTTAGTGTATTTATTGTTCTTTATTCTTCGTTATCTGAAAGAAAGACTGAAATCGCAATATTAAGAACAATGGGAGCAAGCGCTTCCAAAATATTTTTATTAATTCTTTCAGAAGGAATTATAATTACATCAATTGGCACTAGCTTAGGTTTACTTTTATCACATTTAATATTACAGGGGGCCGGAATTTTCCTGTCGCTTAGTAGTATTTCATTAACAGGAATTGTTTTTATTCCTCAAGAATTAATGGTTTTAGCATTTGGAATAATTGTTGGAATTGCCGCCTCTGTAATACCTGCAATGCAGGCATACCGTACAAATATTTCAACAATATTGGCTAAAGTTTAAGGCTTTTTGGAATAATTGCTAATGCATGGTAATTAGAAATTAATAGATTTAATTAAATTCAGGATTTGAGTAGAGAAATGAAAAAAATACTTTGGACTGTTATCTTTTTATCGTTTTTCTCGCTTGTTCAAGCACAGGAACATGAAATAATTCACAATCGAATTACTTCAGAAGTATGGGATAAAATAGCAGGTATTAAACACAGGGTAGTGGATGATTATGAATATTATCCGATATTTGAAGAAAAGTTAAAAGCTTTGGATGGAAAGGTAGTAACACTTAAAGGTTACATTGTTCCTATAAAGGAAGGAGTTGAACATTCCTCTTTTTTGCTTTCGGTACTCCCAATTAATCAATGTTTTTATTGTGGGAAGAATGGCATACCAATGATGGTTGAGGTAAATACAAAAAAACCAGTTCGTTATACTGAAAACATAGTAAACGTAAAAGGCACATTGAAGCTTTACAATGTAAATGCTGCTTTTGCCTGTCCGGTTGTTTTACAACAAGCTTTAGTATCAGAATAAATTCAAGTTATAAATTAATGGAAAAAACAATAGAAATTACAAAGCTTTTAGAAAAATACAAATTGCAAAAAACTCCTTGTAGAAAGAGTATATTAAATTTATTTCTTAACACGGCCCATGCACTTTCTCACCAGGACATTGTAAATGGGTTAAAAACTGAATTTGATAGAGTAACCATTTACCGCACCTTTAACTCTTTTGAGGGAAAAGGAATGATTCATAAAGTTATTGATAGTGAAGGCACTGCAAAATATGCTTTATGTGCACATGATTGCACTTCCGAAATTCATAATGACAGTCATTTACACTTTAGTTGCTCGAAATGTCAAAAAACCATATGTATTGAAAATTGCAAAATACCTGAAATAAAAATTCCGGAAGGTTTTCAATTGCAAAAACTTAGTTTATTGGCCGAAGGCATATGTAAAAGCTGTAAAAAATAAAAAAATACAATATTGTATTGATTATTAGGATGATTAATTGTACCTTTGTTTCCTTTAAAATAATATTAACCAATAAAATCACACAAAAATGAAAAAGTTTTTAACATTATTTGCAGCTGCTGCTATGTTTTCTTTAGTAGCTTGCGGACCATCTGCAGAAGAAAAAGCAAAAGCAGAAGCTGAAGCACAAGCTGAAGTTGATGCTTTATTTCAGGAATTAGAAACTGAAATGGAAGAAGTTGTTGAAGAAGTTGCTGAAGAGCCAGCTGTTGAAGCAACTGAAGAAACAAAAGCTAATTAATTCTTTTTAATCAGTATTTTATAAAGGAAGCCCAAAAGGCTTCCTTTATTTTTTTATAGCATTTACTCTTAAAATCAGGGTTTGATTAGCTGAAGAATTCAACTAATAATTTAGCATTAAAGGTTTGACAAAAGAGAATTTATTGCTGTTTTTGTAAAAATTCACAAGCTGTTTTTTGAAACCCCAAAAAGGATATTATTTTGGCTGTTCAGCCAATACTCCTTTATTTGAGAGAACGGATAAAGCTTTTTGGAATGTATGGTCTAAATCATTAATAATAGGATAAAAGCCTTCGTTTTTCCATTGCTGCCTGGCAATATGTGCTTTTAATCTTGTCCGAATTAATTTTCCTGATTTTTTCAAACCTGTGAAATCAGTTTTAACTCCATTTTTTTCGGTAAAATCCAAAAACTCATTAAAAAGCTTTTCAGATATACTAAAGGTTTTGTTGAAGTGTTCAAAATTTCTGTACTGCTTCATTCTTTCCCTGTTAGAATCAACATA
Coding sequences within:
- a CDS encoding GHKL domain-containing protein produces the protein MKILLFRYRFLLLALISLIIAIVVNNSALPFYSKELCTSKFNKELQNKDIELEKTVSYFANFIKNAKPQKLFIQEKDQLEKLYNEQGISIFVFEDDSMAFWSHNAVPVLNSFNLSELSATIVRLQTGWYRVNIQKEKNLTVAGLALIKSEYTHQNQYLQDHFQKDFSLPENTQLNFNQRASENHVFDSKGKFLFTLIYDSAIHFNQLKNYFVITLVLLVVLFLILFFQNEIVRRLKQNQGFYFLLFSITLIVGRVLTIQTQFPGIIYSLDLFSPVHYATSWAFPSMGDFLVNALLLCYLFYFINQKMPLKSAFVDRLSIAKKDYLGLLVVLLVLAFALLITMWLSGLVLHSDVLFNLSNIFELNYLSLTGYFIASLLLFAFYLLCDKAMGVLLLLKIKNTRIAQLVLFAFLPFALLSYQESGSFDLILLIWPLPVLFTIWWIKTKQNKIYNFSTVLIIVLVFSIYASHVFNSFSSFKEIENRRVLVQKLAREKDPIAEYLFKEIEEKISVDKKAKSLSSEYWKNREELDTYLKENYFNGFWDRYDLQVTVCREQDSLFVAPMEQRVNCAAFFENLINVTGEKVNGSNLYFLDNNSGRVSYLAKLTIHSHYPNKNTQYLFLEIDSKFKPEGTGYPELLLDASEIVQSADILNYSFAKYKDGKLVSKSGPYQYTIFSSPYLKTENDLHFFKKEGFDHLVYSPESSTSIILSLPSRNGMHRLTAFSYIFAFFSLLLLLVLFFKNSPSDYTLFWFDFKTRIQSVLIGTVILSILLFGAGTVYYIQKQYNQKNSNLISEKISSIINELEDKIGLEPKLNNEMEHYLSLHLVKLSHVFYTDINLYSPNGDLLASSQNEIFNLGLSGRKMNTNAFFRMAIENNTEFIQEENLGKLNYISAYMPLFNTNGELIAYLNLPYFAKQNELEKEISFFLVTLINIYVLLFVMSVVIAVFLSGFITGPLQLIRTKLRDVKLGKSNELIAWKGNDEIGSLVNEYNQMIVKIAESAERLAQSERESAWREMAKQVAHEIKNPLTPMKLSVQHLERARKDKAPDFDKKLERFTQTLVEQIDTLANIANEFSSFAKMPGQIPEPLDISELVQGSVNLFKGSEEAIIELEILTEIELTVKADKNQLLRVFNNLIKNAIQSIPYERQGKIEIKIDLESKANKVLISIKDNGSGISAEQKEKIFTPNFTTKTNGTGLGLAIVKNIVEDSGGEIWFETKEMIGTVFYIKLPLLN
- a CDS encoding TM2 domain-containing protein, yielding MAKLANEPVFFILSDSIPEINSLVNSEKKIKLFRFDFNNPEHIEMFRLKTQENKRITAFGLAIFLGHFGVHRLYLGTKPIVPITYVLTMGGGFGFIPLIDAIMILATKDLGKFENNSKYFMWIDME
- a CDS encoding superoxide dismutase — protein: MMAFELPKLPYAYDALEPHIDARTMEIHHSKHHQAYTTNLNNAIAGTPVESKSIEEILKNISTQSAAVRNNGGGFYNHNLFWEILAPNAGGQPMGEIAKAINESFGSFQEFKDEFAKAATTRFGSGWAWLVVQNGKLVISSTPNQDNPLMDVADVKGTPVLCLDVWEHAYYLNYQNRRPDYIGAFWNVVNWNEVNRRFKSA
- a CDS encoding MerC domain-containing protein, which codes for MLKKTPNSDIIGILSSGLCLVHCLALPAAFLYIGDSSAGHSHGHGGFNYDYLFLSIAIVAVFFTTKKTSSTFIKFSLWIFLLICTFAIIFHDYSPFIQYIMYIGSAGLIISHVLNIRYNKQHCC
- a CDS encoding ATP-binding cassette domain-containing protein, which produces MIEFRSLKHQYANSASIEFSDTRIDSGDQVLITGKSGSGKTSLLHITGGLLKPTFGEVIMETTSIYKLSPRKLDSYRGKNIGIVFQRPYLIKSLTVIENILAALYFSGKKVDNAKALLQLRALNIEELKDKRPFELSHGQAQRVSVARAVINCPEIILADEPTSSLDDENCFSVIKLLQQTAKGINASLLVTSHDNRLKACFEKGIHLEMQKTL
- a CDS encoding FtsX-like permease family protein, producing the protein MNLISIAWKNIVSQGGKKTLNVILLASGLAIINIILLVDFQIKEKLENHAGKVDLVIGAKGSPLQLILSGIYHIDFPTGNINLKEVQQLIEHPYVQNSVPLAMGDSYNGFRIIGTNHNYLKFYDLPLAEGVIWKKEFEAIAGSNAARVLNLKTGDVFYSSHGLTPGGNVHADKFKLTGVLKPSGTASDNIILTALETIWHLHEHSDQQNIQSTEEREITALLIKYKTPLAVAIFPQTVNNIGALQAASPALETARLYALIGSGFDLIKAFGVLIILLAGFSVFIVLYSSLSERKTEIAILRTMGASASKIFLLILSEGIIITSIGTSLGLLLSHLILQGAGIFLSLSSISLTGIVFIPQELMVLAFGIIVGIAASVIPAMQAYRTNISTILAKV
- a CDS encoding transcriptional repressor, which codes for MEKTIEITKLLEKYKLQKTPCRKSILNLFLNTAHALSHQDIVNGLKTEFDRVTIYRTFNSFEGKGMIHKVIDSEGTAKYALCAHDCTSEIHNDSHLHFSCSKCQKTICIENCKIPEIKIPEGFQLQKLSLLAEGICKSCKK